A region of the Microcystis aeruginosa FD4 genome:
AACCAAATTAAAGCAGCTCTAAAGAGTTTTGAGTTAAAAGTTAAACTTCAAGTTTTCATTCAGGACGAATGTACTGATTAACTAATTTTTTGGGGAAAATTAGTTAACCCATTATTATAACATATAATTAATTTGCAAGAGTTCTAATCGGCCAATTTTCTGTTAGAATTAGCAGTAATCAAACACCACGCTTGCAGGAGCTATGGTTAACCTCACCGATAATAAAAATCGCCCTCTTCCCAGCGCCGAAGAATTGCCCTCTTCCGATGAAACTCCAGTGGACAATCAGTTACAAAATGATCTTCCCAATCTGCTGCTAAGTTTATTAGCCTCAATTTGGTCTGGTCGAGATGATTGGTATTTTGGGGTAGATATGGCTGTCTATTATAATCCAGACGAACCAGCTTTTGTCCCCGATGGTTTCTTAGCAGTTGGAGTCAACCATGATACGGGAGAAAGAGGCCGGTTAAGCTATGTTTTGTGGGGAGAAAAGTACATCTTGCCGATTTTGTTTTTAGAGGTGATTTCCGAGAAGTATAATAGTGAATATGAGGAAAAATTCTTAAATTACCAAAACCTGGGGATTCAGTATTATGCAATATACAATCCTTTCAGTGGCAGAAGAGGAAGATTTAAAAAGCGACAAAGATTAGAAGTATATAAATTAATCTCAGGGAAATATGAACTTCTAGAGAGTGAGAATAATCGAGTTTGGTTGCCTGAAATTGGCTTGGCGCTGGGTTATGAAAAAGGAGAACATATTGCTTGGTATCGGGAATGGTTATACTGGTATGACAAGTCAGGAAATCGCTATCTAACGGCTGAGGAAAGAGCGAACCAGGCTGAAGCCATTGCTGCTCAAGAACGGCAAATTGCCAATCGAGAACGTCTGGCTAAACAAGAGGCTGATGCGATCGCTAGTCAAGAACGGCTGGCGAAACAAGAGGCTGAAGCGATCGCTGCTCAAGAACGGCAAATTGCCAATCAAGAACGGCTGGCTAAACAAGAGGCTGAACAAAAAGCCATCCGGCTGGCTGAAAGGCTCAGAGAGCTTGGAATTAACCCCGATGAAATGTAACAGATATGACGCTGACACCGCAGTATCTATATCGAGGAGATGTTCTACCCATTTAGTCATGTTCTCTGGTGTCCTGTTAGAATTAGCAGTAATCAAACACCACGCTTGCAGGAGCTATGGTTAACCTCACCGATAATAAAAATCGCCCTCTTCCCAGCGCCGAAGAATTGCCCTCTTCCGATGAAACTCCAGTGGACAATCAGTTACAAAATGATCTTCCCAATCTGCTGCTAAGTTTATTAGCCTCAATTTGGTCTGGTCGAGATGATTGGTATTTTGGGGTAGATATGGCTGTCTATTATAATCCAGACGAACCAGCTTTTGTCCCCGATGGTTTCTTAGCAGTTGGAGTCAACCATGATACGGGAGAAAGAGGCCGGTTAAGCTATGTTTTGTGGGGAGAAAAGTACATCTTGCCGATTTTGTTTTTAGAGGTGATTTCCGAGAAGTATAATAGTGAATATGAGGAAAAATTCTTAAATTACCAAAACCTGGGGATTCAGTATTATGCAATATACAATCCTTTCAGTGGCAGAAGAGGAAGATTTAAAAAGCGACAAAGATTAGAAGTATATAAATTAATCTCAGGGAAATATGAACTTCTAGAGAGTGAGAATAATCGAGTTTGGTTGCCTGAAATTGGCTTGGCGCTGGGTTACGAAAAAGGAGAACATATTGCTTGGTATCGGGAATGGTTATACTGGTATGACAAGTCAGGAAATCGCTATCTAACGGCCGAGGAAAGAGCGAACCAGGCTGAAGCCATCGCTAGTCAAGAACGTCTGGCTAAACAAGAGGCTGAAGCGATCGCTAGTCAAGAACGGCTGGCGAAACAAGAGGCTGAAGCGATCGCTGCTCAAGAACGGCAAATTGCCAATCAAGAACGTCTGGCTAAACAAGAGGCGGAACAAAAATCCATCCGGCTGGCTGAAAGGCTCAGAGCGCTTGGAATTAACCCCGATGAAATGTAGTATCTGACTTCTCCAAGGTATCAAAAAACCCCCCCCAAAAAAAGAGAGAGGAAACCTGCGTCTCCTCTCCTCTTTCTTGGGACATTATTTTCTCGCTTTGCTAACAGCACCCCCTAGCATTAAACCGCCCAGGGTGATAAGACCAAGAAGGCTAGAGGGTTCGGGGACAGGAGTCGCATCAAGTGTAACGTTATCGAAAACTAATTGTGTCCCCCCATTATTCGGACGGTCAATAGAGATGCGAATTCCCACACCCTGATCGGCAATCCCCGCCAGATAAGAAGTGTTGAACGATAAGAACACTCCCCTTGACGAAAAGGAACTCTGATTGAATGTAAAACTTGACAAAACGGTATTATTATCACTCCGGCGAAGCGAAATTGTACTGTTCGGCAAGGTCAAGTTGCTTGGTTCATCTAGACGAATACCCGCGAATAAATTGAGCGTATATCGAGTTCCGGCTTGATAAGTGCCGGCTACGTCTTGGTAGATCGATCCACCATTGAAAGCAATAAGACCCGCCTGCGAACCGTTGGGTACTCCGCTTGGAAATTGAGTCGCATTGAATAGCTGAACCGCCGCATTGCCACTCACGATCCAACCGGTAATACCTGGTGAAACATTAGGGGTTGATGGTGTCTCGAAGGAAAAATTATTGACAGTCACGCTTGCAGCTTGTGCCGCACCAGCAGTTGCCAGAGTCGCCAGGGCAACTCCAGAGACAATCCCGAGTTGTTTTATTTTCATCAAAAGAAAAGGGTTAATAGTAGATGATTTGAGCGCCTGACATTTCGATTTGGGTTAAGCGATCGGGCAACCCAAAACAATGACAAGCGAACATAACAGTCAAGAGCATACACACTTCCCCCCCCCCATACTGTATCAAAAGTTACAATTTAGTAAATATTTACATTTTTCTCCCCCAAGGCTTACGCCCCTTGTATATTGGAGAAGTGGTAGGGTGTAAGCCTTTTCTTGGAGAGGATTTGCCGATCACCGGAACCCCAAGAGAGCCATCTGATCAGTTATAAACTGTTGACTATCTAAATTACTCGTTAAGACTGCATTAGAGGTAAATATTTCATGAGCCAAACCATCACACCTTCTTCCTTAAAAGCTAGTTTAGCCCCCAATCCCACTAGAGCAGCAACGGTGGACGATGGGGGAAATGTGCTAGGGGAATTTCTGCAAGAAACTCTGGCCATGACTAAACGTCTGTTCATCCAATTACAACGTCGTCCTTCAACCCTAATCGCGGGGGTAATTCAGCCCTTTATGTGGCTGATTTTATTCGGGGCATTGTTTTATAATGCCCCCCAGGGTCTATTCGGCAACGATCTCAGTTATGCTAAATTTCTCGCCCCCGGGGTGATTGTCTTTACCGCTTTTTCCGGGGCCTTAAATGCCGGTTTGCCGGTAATGTTCGATCGAGAATTTGGCTTTCTTAACCGTCTCTTGGTAGCACCTTTAACCACTCGTTACTCGATCGTGGCCGCTTCTACCATCTATATTATCGCCCTCAGTTTCATCCAAACCGCCTCGATCGTGGCCGCTAGTGCCTTTTTAGGAGCAGGATTGCCCAGTTTAGCTGGATTAGGTGCGATCGCTGTGATTGTGTTCCTAATAGTTTTGGGTATGACTGCCTTAAGTCTCAGTTTAACCTTTGCCCTACCCGGACATATCGAATTAATCGCCGTCATTTTCGTCACCAATTTACCGCTTTTATTTGCCAGTACCGCCCTCGCGCCCTTAAACTTTATGGCAGATTGGTTAAAAGTAATCGCCAGTCTCAACCCTCTCACCTATGCGATCGAACCGATCCGTTATATTTATTTCAATCAGCACTGGTCTTTTGATAGCATAGTCTTACAAACTCCTTGGCTTGACCTCAATTTCTTGACAGTTTTAGGCCTACTCTTAGCTTTTGATCTGCTAATCCTTTTGGCAATTCAGCCCTTACTTCGTCGTCGTTTTGCTTAAATCAGTTATCAGTTATCAGGAGTCAGGAGTCAGGAGTCGGGAGTCAGGAGTCAGGAGATTATTTTTTATTCTTCCCACACCCCACACCCCACACCCCTAACCTGTAACTTTCTCACCGCCAAAAACTAGATAATTTTCTGAGGAGTTAGTTAGATTATGAATACTCAAAAAATGTTGATCAAATCGTCTTTATTTCTAGCTACTATTTTATTAGTCGGGGCTGATTTTAATCCGCAAGTGTTAGCTCAAAGCTTGAACCCCAGTCAACCGGATTATCAAAAAAATGAACGTAGTTCCGATGGCAGGGATGGTCTCGGTGGTTTTAATCCTTTAGACTTGATTCATAATAGTAATTTTCGCCGTAGCCGGGACGGAGCGGAATTTCAGGAAGATACTCGCGATAATATCAACGAAGCGGCCGAGGAGTTTAAACGCAAGCAAAGAGAACAACTGGAAAATCTGCAAAATCCTGCTCCAGAAACCAAATAAAACCCCTTTTGTGAGTAGCTAGACACAATTAATTGCACATATCTAACTAGGGTCTGCTGAATAAATCTAAAAACCTTGTTGGATAATACTTTTAGACTTTTTTCCCATCAAAAAGTGCCTTGGCTAGGGGTGATCGGGGGGAAAATTCAGGTACTTTTTCCCTGAAAATTAGGTAGTTGACCACCTGAAAATCGGTAAAACCCTACACCCCACACCCCACACCCCACACCCTGCCCCCAGGGAAACCTTTTTCAGCAGACCCTAACTACCTCTTGCCTTTTGCATGAGTGCCTATCCTAAGCAAGAAGTTGATTTTGTTCAATAGCCTAGTATATATGATCGTTGAGTGCAGATGATCTTAGAAAGACCAATGACCGAAGATCATTGGGGGGTTTATCTTACACGAATTTATATTAAACTTAGGATTGGTTTATTGAATTATCGTCTTATTAAAACTGTGGAAGTAATGGAAATCGGGCAAAAAGTCAAGGTCTGTCGCTTAAGAGACCGCGTTAACTCGGATGTAGCGGGTAAATTAGGTAAAGTGGGTGTCATCAAAAATTTTAAGATGACCGATGGCAGCGGTGTTGGTGCTGTTGTCCAGTTCGATGATAAGACCGCTACTTGGTTTTTTGAGGATGAACTCAAACTCATCTAAATACAACGCTTAGGAATTAACTATGTCCTTAATTTTGACCTTTTTGGGCAAGGGGGGCAGCGGTCGCAGTACAATAGCGATCGCTGCGGCAAAAAAAATGGCTGGTCTGGGGTCAAAAGTTCTCTTGATCGGTCAAGATTCTGGTCCTGCTTGGGGATTACTCCTCAAGGCCTCCCCTAGCTCCTCCGTCACGGAAATTGCCCCCAATCTCTCGGTTATCCAACTTAGTAGTACCTATTTACTAGAAAAGAGTTGGGAAGAAGTCAAGGAATTAGAAAAGCAGTATTTGCGTTCTCCCACCTTGAAAAATGTTTATGGTCAAGAGTTGGGCATTTTACCCGGAATGGACCAAGCTCTAGCTTTAAATTTCCTGCGGGAACAGGATAAAAGCGGAAATTACGATGTCATCATCTACGACGGCAGCGGAGATATCAACAGTCTGCGAATGTTAGGGATTCCAGAGGTGGGCAGCTGGTATTCACGGCGTTTTCGGCAGGTTTTCAGTGATTCCGAGATTGGTCGCACCCTTTCTCCCTTTTTCCAACCAATCGCCGCTGCCGTGCTGAATTTCTCCTTTAATCCCAACGATTTAGGGCAAAAGGGCGATAATAACATTCTAGACGAGGGACGCTCCGCTTTAGCTAATCCTCGGCGAGTTTTAGCCTATTTAGTCACCAATGATGATCCAATTGCGATCGCAGATGCCAAATATCTTTGGGGTGGGGCGCAGCAAATCGGTTTAAATGTGGGGGGAGTGATTTTTAATCGCTGTCAGAGTGCCACGGAGGATTTTGCACCGCTGCCGGCCGCGATTTTACCCGACCGTCAAGGAGAAGATTGGCAGGAGTTAATCGCCGAGTTACCCAATTTTCTCACGGTGCAGCCACCCAAACCGTTAATAATCGATACGGCAGCCGGTCAGGTCAAGGTTTATTTACCCGGATTCGAGAAAAAACAGGTAAAACTGACGCAATCGGGTCCAGAATTAACCATCGAAGCCGGGGATCAACGGCGTAATATTGATGTACCACCGCCTCTGACCGGACGAGCGGTAAAAGGGGCAAAATTCCAAGACGGTTACTTAATTATTTCTTTTTAAGGGATTATGTCGAACACCGAGATAGAAAACAAGGATAATCGAGGCGCAAAAACTCGCCAATTATTGGGCATGAAAGGGGCCTCATCGGCAGAAACCTCCCTCTGGAAAATCCGCTTACAATTGATGAAGCCGATCACTTGGATTCCCCTGATTTGGGGGGTTGTCTGTGGGGCAGCTTCATCGGGGAATTATACTTGGTCTTTAGAAGATGTCTTAAAAGCGGCCACCTGTATGTTACTTTCTGGTCCATTGATGACCGGTTATACCCAAACTTTAAATGATTTTTACGATCGAGAAATCGATGCAATTAATGAACCCTATCGTCCAATTCCTTCGGGGGCAATTTCTATTCCGCAAGTAGTCGGCCAGATTTTGGTTTTATTAGCGGGTGGGTTAGGAATAGCTTATCTTCTTGATCGCTGGGCCGGTCATGATTTCCCGATCATGCTCTGTTTAACCCTATTTGGTTCTTTTATCGCCTATATTTATTCAGCGCCACCCTTAAAATTAAAACAAAATGGTTGGCTGGGAAATTATGCCCTCGGTGCTAGTTATATAGCATTACCTTGGTGGGCAGGTCACGCCCTTTTTGGTCAGTTAAATTGGACAATTATGATCCTAACCCTCATCTATAGTCTAGCGGGGTTAGGCATTGCCGTCGTTAACGACTTTAAAAGTGTGGAAGGTGACGAAAAATTAGGCTTAAAATCCTTACCAGTTATGTTTGGAATTACCACCTCGGCTTGGATTTGCGTGATTATGATCGATGTTTTTCAAGCAGGAATTGCGGGCTATCTGATTAGTATTCATCAGAATCTTTATGCCGCTATTTTACTGTTATTAATTATCCCTCAGATCACTTTCCAAGATATGTATTTTCTGCGGGATCCGCTCAAAAATGATGTCAAATATCAAGCCAGCGCCCAGCCTTTTCTAGTGTTAGGAATGTTGGTGACAGGTTTGGCTTTAGGTCAGGGGATACTCTGAAGATTGTAATTAATAAAAACAGGAAATATCCAGTTTACGCGACATAATCGGCTTGAATTGGGCTTCTGTTTACGGTGACTTGAGCGGTCAAGGGGGGTGAAAACTGTGGCTTCTAGCTCGATCACCAGTCTTTTCGTTACAATCAAGAGGTAATTGTGCTTGAGGGGAAAACTTTCTTTCTTCTCGGCCAACTATTCGGCATTCTTGACAAACTAATCAAGAATAGTTTCTGTTTAACAAGATTGATTGAGACAAGTATCTCGCACCCTATCACCATGAGTAATACCAGTAACTTTCGTCAAGCTTTACGCGAGGCTAAAAGCCAAGCGCTTATCGGCCCCAATGTTATCCCCAAGGCCCTGCCCTATCTCGGTGGCGGTCTAATTTTGACTGCGGTGGGAACCTATGGCGGTTTAGGTGTGATCCAATCCTATCCCCAGATTTTCTTCCCGACTTTCTTTGTCGCTCTGATTGCCGAGATTATTTTATTTTTTGTCGCCCGTAATACTGCGGAAAAAGGCAATACAGGCACTGCTCTGCCCCTGCTGACTCTCTATAGTCTTCTTTCTGGCTATACTCTCAGTGGAATCGTCTATGTGGCCCTAGGTACTTCCGGTGTCGGTTTGCGAGGAGTAGCAATTGCTGCCCTTGGCTGCGGCATTGCTTTTGTGTTGGGACGCAATATCGGCTCGAATCTGTCGGAAAAAGATGGTTTAGCCCTGACTCAAACCGTTAGCATCGGTATTCTTGCTCTCTTTATTGTTCTCATTGGTCAGCTAATTTTCTCTATCTTTGGTGGCGCTACTCCCACCTGGTTAGAAATCGCTATTTCTGGCATCGGGGTTTTCTTGTTTGCCGGCTCGGCAGTGGTGGACTTTTACATCTTGCCCCGTACCTACAGAGATGAACAGTATCTCAGCGCTGCTTTATCGATGTATTTGACCTATATCAACCTATTTATCTTTATTCTGCGCCTTTTGATCGCTCTTAACGGTCGAGATTAGGGCAAATAGGGAGGAGTTAGAAATTAGTTACAACCTAACTTCTAACTCCGCTAGAATAGTAAAGAAATGTAAACGGACTGTAAAGATCATGACTGAACCACAACCGACTCAAACCCCCAAATTAGAAGATCCCAAATTTGGCTTTAATGACTATGCCGAGCGCCTCAACGGTAGAGCCGCTATGATTGGTTTTGTGATCACCCTGTTGATCGAGTATCTAACTGGCCAAGGTCTGTTATCTTGGTTAGGGTTACAGTAATTTTTTAGGCTTTTTTAGGCATTCTAGGGGAAATACAGCCTTGAATGCTAGTTAACGCATACAGGCTTGATGATTTTCCCCGTAGAATCCTTGTAGGACCGAATCACCTCGCTGTTGTGGTGTGCCGTGGGAGCGGTTGGGGGCCTCAAAATCGCCCACTTCCGAGGCCGCTTCCGCTAGAAGTTTTCCTGCTATTATATAATCCTGTTTGGATAAACCTCTCGCTTCGGTAAATAACCAGGAAAGGGTATCTCCAGCGAGACAATCGGCCTGTAATTCAATGCCGATGCTCATTCCGCCTTCATCGATGCCACCGATACCCCGATTCCACTGAATAGCGTGAGCTGCCTCGTGAGCGACGGCGTAAAGGGGAAATAGGGGATTATCGCTAATACCAGTAACTTGCTTGAGATTGACATAGACTGTATTATCTACAGTGCAGAAAGCCGCTAGGGAAATTACGCCGCAGGGAGTGGTTATCGGGCCATCGCTTAACAAATACTTAAAATTGATCTGGTGTAATTGAGCCGTATATTCAATTACCGCTTCTAGGGCATCCGTAATATCGTCTGCTTGCGCTCTCTGGGCTAGAGGGGATAAAATCAAGAGGGAACTACAAGAAACGGCAGATATCAGGGACAATAACCGTTTACGGCCAGAGTTAGGGTTCATGATACTAAAAAAGTCGGGAGTGAGGAAGAAGTGTAATTAATCTGGATTAGCCTACCGCTACGATCACAATTTTAAAAGCTATATCTAAGACTTCCAGAGAAAATACAGAATTTACGCGGCTTTTGATCGAAGTTTAGAGAATTTCTCGTCAAGGTTTAGGAAATTAATTTGGCGCGACTACTTATTGTGTTGAAAATATGTCCGTCAGTCAGGCAAAAAGCTCTTCATCAGGTCATTTCCCCATCTCCCCACCCTGATCATCTCCTACAAATGTACCATAATTTCTTGCAGAAGTCGGCCAAGGGGAAAGGGATAATTTTCCCTTTAATATGACCCCCTTTTCCCTACATTTTCCGAAAATTTCCTGACTTATGCCAGAGACACTATAAATCTATCCCCATTTCCTGCAAACGAGCCGCCAGAAGTTGAGAACGCTGTCTTTCCGCTTCCAGAGCTTGCTGAGTAGCATTTAATTGCTCCTGTGCCGCAGCCGCTTGCTCCTGTGCCGCAGCCGCTTGCTCCTGTGCCGCTTCTTCCGGCAAGGGGATTAAATTGCCTTCCGGGTCATAAAATCTCGCCCAGATTGCCGTTTCTCGGTCAATAGTACCCTGCCAAGTTCCCAACCAATAGCCCAAGGTTTCGCACCATAACCAGCCGCGCTCGTTTCGTTCTAAAGAATGGTAGCGTTGGTCGGCTCCTAAATGCCATCCTTGTAAAGAATTGCCATCAAAAGGATCGTAGATGAAATAATCCGGCGTGCGGAAGGTTCCCTCATAAATGGCTTTTTTTCGCACTTTATCGGTTCTCGCGGTACTAGGAGAGGTTAATTCCACGATAACGTCAGGATAACGTCCCTCTTCTTCCCAAATTACCCAACCCTGTCGCTCTCTGCTGCCATCGACATTGAGGACAGCGAAGAAATCGGGCCCGCGAAAATCGCGATTTTTCGCCTGTTCGCGGCTGAAATAAATAAACATATTGCCACCCGTGTAGAAGTCGTCTCGTTCGCCGTAACCCTGCTGTAGGGAGCGAATCAAGACATTCATGGCAATGCGGTGTCGGTTGCTTTCCAAGGGTTCACCATCATCAAAAATTAAGTCTGTGGGGGGTGGGGTGGGTTCCCAGAAGTCCTCGAAATCTTCTTCTATCAGTGCCGGAGAGGTGGCAGTTTCGTCGCTTTTGGCAATCGTCATTTTTTCGGCCTCTCTAGGTGGGAGTATCCATGTTTTTGACTCTCGATCGATTCTATGATAACTTCATTGCCCATTTGATCATCTTTGCTCAAAAATATTGATCAATAAGCAAAAATTTTTTAACTCGCTGCGGTCTTATTAGCAGCGTTTGCGCCGAAGTGCCGGGGCTTGAGATAATCAGATAGCTATTATCTCAAAAACTATCACCATGACGATCGATCCGCAACAACTCATCGAACTAGCTCTTAAATCGGGAGCGGTGGCAGCCGAAGTTTATCAATCTTCCTCCCTTTCCCATCCCGTTTTTTTTGAGGCTAATCGTCTCAAGCAGCTAGAAAGTTCCGAATCCGTGGGAACTGCCTTAAGATTATGGCGCGAGGGTTGTCCAGGGTTAGCGGTGGGTTATGGTGATGTGGAACCGGAAATTTTAGTAGAAACGGCGTTAAATTTATCCTATCTCAATGCCCCCGAAGAAATCGAATTTTCGGCACCACGACAGGCAATTTATGACCCGATTGGGCAAGATGTGGCGGTAGAATCTTTAATCGAGATGGGTAATCAAATGATTGGCCAAATTCGCCAAGTTTATCCTGAGGTTATTTGTAGTGGTGAATGGGAATGTGAACGGGAAATCACCCGTTTAGTTAATTCCCAGGGTTTATATTGTCAATATACTGATACATCTTTGAGTTATTATGTGGGGATTGAATGGGTGCGGGGGGAGGATTTTCTAGCGGTTTATGATGGGGAATATACTCGCAGTACACCTCATCCCGAAACGGTAATTAAACAGTTATTGCAGCGACTACAATGGGCAGCAAATAATGTGGATAGTCCCACGGGGAAATTACCAATTTTATTGACCGCTAATGCAGTTACCCTGTTATGGGGTACGGTGGCGATGGCTTTAAATGGGAAACAGATCTTAGAAAAGTCCTCGCCCTGGAGTGATAAAATCGGTCAATTGGTGATGTCAGAAAAGTTGACTTTATCCCAACAACCCCAGCGAGAACCCTATAGTTGTCCCTTTGATGATGAGGGAACTCCCACCAAATTTTTATCTTTAATTGAGGGAGGTAGAGTTAAGGAATTCTATAGCGATCTTACCACGGCCAGATTATTAAAAACTACTCCGACGGGAAACGGTTTTCGTCCTAGTTTAGGGGTTTATCCTATGCCAGATTTAGTTAATTTAATCGTGGCACCGGGAGAGGGAACTTTAGAGGATTTAATCTCGCAAATAGATGAAGGCTTAGTTATCGACCAAATTTTAGGTCATGGGGCCGATATTTCTGGCGATTTTTCTGTCAATATCGATCTGGGTTATCGCATAGAAAAGGGCAAAATCACCGGGCGAGTTAAAGATACAATGGTGACGGGAAATGTTTATACAGCTTTGCAGAATTTAATCGCTTTGGGGGCCGATAATCAATGGAATGGCTCCTGTTATACTCCCTCGCTAATCGTTGATAGTTTATCGGTGGTAGGGTAAAAATGTTATCAGTTATCAGTTATCAGTTATCAGTTCACCGACTACTTTTTGGGGTTAATTTTTTGGGGCTTTATTTGACCTGAAAAGAGGGGGGTCGCAGGCAGGCACGGATTCCCATTATATAAGAAATTATCTGTCAAGTCGTGGAGTTTTGTCAAGCTTTTTTGGAAAAAAAATTTAACCGATACTCAAGGGGAGAAAATTGTCGGCAGAAATATTATTTAATCCCCCCCGTGAGTCGGTATTTTTCAGCTTGGGATTAACGCTTTAGTTGCCGAGGCACCAAGGCGATTTAATTGCCGATTAATTTGCCATCCGACGAGGGTTAAACCCAACCACTGACTGAAGATTGCTAAAGCGAAAGAGGGAAGTGTAGCGTATTGAGTAGCGGCAATGGGAAGAAAAGTAAAAAACCATAACAGCGGAGATTGACTGGGATTAACTCCCAAGACAATGAAACAGAGGAAGGGGAAAATAATCAAAATGCCGATGCTACTGGCTGCCAGCAAAGCGCGCTTATTTGTGCTGGCTAACATCAATAGTTGGGCGATAGCGGCATAGACTAAAATCATGTTCATTGCCAAGAGAAACCCGGCTGCAGTGGCTAGTTTATATTGATGGAGAGGGGCGGCGATAAAAATAGCGGGAAGGATGAATAAAATGGCAATAGCGACGTTAACAGCCATGGCTAGGGTAGAAGGGCTTTTTTCGCCAAAGATTAAAGCTTTCCCCAGACTAATGCCCGTTTTTTCCCTCCAGATGACGATAGCGCGCCCAATCTTGGAGAGTTTGACGATTGGGAGTTAAAGCGATGAGGATTAACAAGCCAAAAATCGCCACAAAAACGCTAAGAATGACAAAATTATCGAAAAGATAGCTCGGTTCCAGAGTTAGAGTTTGGAAGACAAAACCTAGGCTAATGGCACTAAAACAGCCCATCATCCAGTAACTTTGGGGTTTGCTAACAAGAGTAGCGAGGGGATTATGGAAGCGACGCTGGAGAATTCTGGTTAAACCGTAGGTACAGAGGGCAAAATTGAGAAAAATTAAACTAATACCCATTATAACCGATTGCCAGAGAGATTGACCGTACCAACGCAGATCGAAGACTTGTGGGATTCCTAGATAGCCTACCGCATCGGGGGGGAGAAAGGTAGATTTAACTAGATAGGGAAGGACAAAACTAGGATTAAAGAGAATTAACCAATCAAAGGGGGTACGGGAACCACCATAGCCCGATAAAGTAAAAATAGTGCTATAAAACGCAAAGAATAAGACTGTAGCACTGCCCAACCAGGGTTGAAATCCCCCTAACCATGGCGTAGCTAAAGCGAAACTAAGGGCAGCATGATAGAAAAAGGCACAACTAGCGATTAGAACCCCGTAGAAGGCTAAAATTAACGATAAGGGAATACCTGCTAATAAACCCGCTCCCAAGTGAAAGGGTAAAGCGAGAAGACAGACGAGATAGAGGAGAATGGGAACCCCGAAAATTTTGCCGATAAAAATCGTTTTGGCGGGTTGGGGACTTAGACGGATAAAATTAAGTGTACCCTGGCGTTCTTCCCCGGAAAGATCGGCGATTAATTGATAGGTTCCCACCACTAAAAGAGCGAAAATACCGGTAATACTCAGAAAAGTGAAGATATCTAACCACCATAACCGGGAGATAATCATCCATTCACCATTTAAGTCTTGGATACAGTATTTAAGCCCACTATAGGGATAATAGTCGTTGTGATTGGGGGGATTAGCGGTACAGTAACGACTAAATCCCGTCCCTACCGGTAAGAGATTCTGATAGTACAAGTAAACTAATAATTGACTAACAAGGGAGATAATCGAGGCGATCGAGATATTTTTCGGGGTTAATCTTCCTTGCCATTCTCGCATAATTTGCGGGTTGGTTTCCGTAAGGCGATCGATTATTGTC
Encoded here:
- a CDS encoding Get3/ArsA fold putative tail anchor-mediating ATPase NosAFP, which codes for MSLILTFLGKGGSGRSTIAIAAAKKMAGLGSKVLLIGQDSGPAWGLLLKASPSSSVTEIAPNLSVIQLSSTYLLEKSWEEVKELEKQYLRSPTLKNVYGQELGILPGMDQALALNFLREQDKSGNYDVIIYDGSGDINSLRMLGIPEVGSWYSRRFRQVFSDSEIGRTLSPFFQPIAAAVLNFSFNPNDLGQKGDNNILDEGRSALANPRRVLAYLVTNDDPIAIADAKYLWGGAQQIGLNVGGVIFNRCQSATEDFAPLPAAILPDRQGEDWQELIAELPNFLTVQPPKPLIIDTAAGQVKVYLPGFEKKQVKLTQSGPELTIEAGDQRRNIDVPPPLTGRAVKGAKFQDGYLIISF
- the chlG gene encoding chlorophyll synthase ChlG, which gives rise to MSNTEIENKDNRGAKTRQLLGMKGASSAETSLWKIRLQLMKPITWIPLIWGVVCGAASSGNYTWSLEDVLKAATCMLLSGPLMTGYTQTLNDFYDREIDAINEPYRPIPSGAISIPQVVGQILVLLAGGLGIAYLLDRWAGHDFPIMLCLTLFGSFIAYIYSAPPLKLKQNGWLGNYALGASYIALPWWAGHALFGQLNWTIMILTLIYSLAGLGIAVVNDFKSVEGDEKLGLKSLPVMFGITTSAWICVIMIDVFQAGIAGYLISIHQNLYAAILLLLIIPQITFQDMYFLRDPLKNDVKYQASAQPFLVLGMLVTGLALGQGIL
- a CDS encoding Bax inhibitor-1/YccA family protein, with the protein product MSNTSNFRQALREAKSQALIGPNVIPKALPYLGGGLILTAVGTYGGLGVIQSYPQIFFPTFFVALIAEIILFFVARNTAEKGNTGTALPLLTLYSLLSGYTLSGIVYVALGTSGVGLRGVAIAALGCGIAFVLGRNIGSNLSEKDGLALTQTVSIGILALFIVLIGQLIFSIFGGATPTWLEIAISGIGVFLFAGSAVVDFYILPRTYRDEQYLSAALSMYLTYINLFIFILRLLIALNGRD
- a CDS encoding high light inducible protein; translation: MTEPQPTQTPKLEDPKFGFNDYAERLNGRAAMIGFVITLLIEYLTGQGLLSWLGLQ
- a CDS encoding metalloprotease, giving the protein MNPNSGRKRLLSLISAVSCSSLLILSPLAQRAQADDITDALEAVIEYTAQLHQINFKYLLSDGPITTPCGVISLAAFCTVDNTVYVNLKQVTGISDNPLFPLYAVAHEAAHAIQWNRGIGGIDEGGMSIGIELQADCLAGDTLSWLFTEARGLSKQDYIIAGKLLAEAASEVGDFEAPNRSHGTPQQRGDSVLQGFYGENHQACMR
- a CDS encoding Uma2 family endonuclease, translated to MTIAKSDETATSPALIEEDFEDFWEPTPPPTDLIFDDGEPLESNRHRIAMNVLIRSLQQGYGERDDFYTGGNMFIYFSREQAKNRDFRGPDFFAVLNVDGSRERQGWVIWEEEGRYPDVIVELTSPSTARTDKVRKKAIYEGTFRTPDYFIYDPFDGNSLQGWHLGADQRYHSLERNERGWLWCETLGYWLGTWQGTIDRETAIWARFYDPEGNLIPLPEEAAQEQAAAAQEQAAAAQEQLNATQQALEAERQRSQLLAARLQEMGIDL
- a CDS encoding TldD/PmbA family protein, which translates into the protein MTIDPQQLIELALKSGAVAAEVYQSSSLSHPVFFEANRLKQLESSESVGTALRLWREGCPGLAVGYGDVEPEILVETALNLSYLNAPEEIEFSAPRQAIYDPIGQDVAVESLIEMGNQMIGQIRQVYPEVICSGEWECEREITRLVNSQGLYCQYTDTSLSYYVGIEWVRGEDFLAVYDGEYTRSTPHPETVIKQLLQRLQWAANNVDSPTGKLPILLTANAVTLLWGTVAMALNGKQILEKSSPWSDKIGQLVMSEKLTLSQQPQREPYSCPFDDEGTPTKFLSLIEGGRVKEFYSDLTTARLLKTTPTGNGFRPSLGVYPMPDLVNLIVAPGEGTLEDLISQIDEGLVIDQILGHGADISGDFSVNIDLGYRIEKGKITGRVKDTMVTGNVYTALQNLIALGADNQWNGSCYTPSLIVDSLSVVG